The following are encoded together in the Plectropomus leopardus isolate mb unplaced genomic scaffold, YSFRI_Pleo_2.0 unplaced_scaffold924, whole genome shotgun sequence genome:
- the LOC121940675 gene encoding 3-oxo-5-alpha-steroid 4-dehydrogenase 1-like, translating to MRCLVSAVSSLSWALVLGGAANLLRQTRRQTLYGRYTPAERRCCPAGAAWLLQEAPSFLLPLLLLSGDSSGDSSGDSAGRTLLLCTFMLHYFYRSEVT from the coding sequence ATGAGGTGTCTTGTCTCCGCGGTGTCCTCTCTGAGCTGGGCTCTGGTCCTCGGCGGAGCGGCCAACCTGCTGCGGCAGACCCGCAGACAGACGCTGTACGGCCGCTACACGCCGGCGGAGCGCCGCTGCTGTCCGGCCGGAGCGGCCTGGCTCCTGCAGGAGGCTCCGTCCTtcctgctgccgctgctgctgctgagcggGGACAGCAGCGGGGACAGCAGCGGGGACAGCGCCGGGAGGACGCTGCTGCTCTGCACCTTCATGCTGCACTACTTttacaggtcagaggtcacctgA